The Streptosporangiales bacterium sequence CCGGACGGTTCGACGAGGAGCAGCTGTTCTACCTGATGAGCCGCGGCATCCAGGAGATCGACGCCCGCCGGCTCGTGGTGCGCGGCTTCTTCGCCGAAATCATCAAGCAGATCCAGATCCCCGAGGTGCGGGAGCGGTTGCTCGAGCGCGTCGAGGAGGAGCTGCAGGCGGTGGGGTCGTAAGCATGACTGAGTACAAGAAGGTGTGTCCGGCCTCCGAGATACCGGAAGGCGAGGCCGTACGCGTCGAGGTCGACGGAGTGCCCGTCGCTCTGGTGCGCACCGAGGGCGAGATCTACGCCTGCCACGACGTGTGCACGCACGAAGAGGTGCCGTTGTCCGAGGGCGACATCGAGGGCACCACGATCGAGTGCTGGCTGCACGGCTCGTGCTTC is a genomic window containing:
- a CDS encoding Rieske 2Fe-2S domain-containing protein, translated to MTEYKKVCPASEIPEGEAVRVEVDGVPVALVRTEGEIYACHDVCTHEEVPLSEGDIEGTTIECWLHGSCFDLLTGQPTSLPATEPVAIYPVKIDGDDVLVAVDDKKG